From the genome of Streptococcus oralis:
GCAAAGACTTGTCCCATCTCAGCATAGAGCTTGGTAACTCCTGCATCATCAGACAAACGTTCCCCATATGGTGGATTGGAAATGATAACGCCATTAATCTTGTCAGTGCGCAAGTCCTGTACCCGCATTTGCTTAAAGGTGATATCACCTGCGACACCTGCTGCTTGAGCATTTGCCTTGGCAATTTCCACCATGCGAGCATCGATATCACAGCCCATAATATCCAGCTCGAGTTCACAATCAATTTTCTTAGCCGCCTCTGTGCGAACTTCTTGGATTAACCGATCGCTGACCCAGTTCCATTCTTCAAAAGCAAAGGAACGGCGAAGGCCTGGAGCCATCTTTCTAGCAATCATAGCCGCCTCGATACAGAAAGTTCCTGAACCACAGGTCGGATCAATCAAGGGCTTGTCTGGATACCAGTTAGAGAGTTGTAAAATGGCCGCCGCCATATTTTCCTTGATTGGCGCTCCACCCTTTTCCGTACGATAACCACGTTTAAAGAGACTGGATCCTGTCGTGTCAATCATGACAGTTGCCACATCTTTCAGGATAGATACCTCAATCTTAAACTCGGGACCAGTTTCCATCA
Proteins encoded in this window:
- a CDS encoding THUMP domain-containing class I SAM-dependent RNA methyltransferase, whose protein sequence is MKEQFNLIATAAAGLEAVVGREVRDLGYDCQVENGRVRFQGDVKAIIETNLWLRAADRIKIVVGSFPAKTFEELFQGVFALDWENYLPLGARFPISKAKCVKSKLHNEPSVQAISKKAVVKKLQKHYARPEGVPLMETGPEFKIEVSILKDVATVMIDTTGSSLFKRGYRTEKGGAPIKENMAAAILQLSNWYPDKPLIDPTCGSGTFCIEAAMIARKMAPGLRRSFAFEEWNWVSDRLIQEVRTEAAKKIDCELELDIMGCDIDARMVEIAKANAQAAGVAGDITFKQMRVQDLRTDKINGVIISNPPYGERLSDDAGVTKLYAEMGQVFAPLKTWSKFILTSDEAFESKYGSPADKKRKLYNGTLKVDLYQYFGQRVKRQEVK